In Candidatus Binatia bacterium, a genomic segment contains:
- a CDS encoding tyrosine-type recombinase/integrase, which yields MLTDAEVRTLLAVCGDDPVGVRHRALLVMMYRAGLRISEALALRPHDVDLAAGTVRVRFAKGGRDRVVGLDPGAGRDAGRFWRYRRGRRSSARGRGRR from the coding sequence GTGCTGACCGACGCTGAGGTCAGAACGCTGCTGGCGGTCTGCGGGGACGACCCGGTGGGGGTCCGCCACCGGGCGCTGCTGGTGATGATGTACCGGGCCGGGCTGCGGATCTCCGAGGCGCTGGCGCTACGCCCCCACGACGTGGACCTCGCGGCGGGCACCGTCCGCGTCCGGTTCGCCAAGGGCGGGCGGGACCGGGTGGTTGGCCTCGACCCCGGGGCTGGGCGGGACGCCGGGCGGTTCTGGCGGTACCGGCGGGGTCGCCGCTCTTCTGCTCGCGGTCGGGGAAGGCGCTGA